A genomic region of Miscanthus floridulus cultivar M001 unplaced genomic scaffold, ASM1932011v1 fs_106_3, whole genome shotgun sequence contains the following coding sequences:
- the LOC136530314 gene encoding secreted RxLR effector protein 161-like: MEERLKLMKASTTAKVDATLYRNIVGGLRYLVHTRPDIAFAVGYVSRFMENPKEDHWAAVKRLLHYVKGTVDQGIIFPKTDGSRLQLTVLSDADMARDIDRRRSTSGVLVFLGSAPISWLSLK; this comes from the coding sequence atggaggagcggctgaaactgatgaaggccagtaccacggcgaaggtggatgcaacactctaccggaacATTGtcggcggtctacgctacctagtccacacgaggccggacattgcgttcgccgtgggctacgtcagtcgcttcatggagaatcccaaagaggatcactgggctgcagtAAAGCGGCTACTgcactacgtcaaggggacggttgatcaagggatcatctttcccaagaccgacgggagtaggctgcagctcactgtgttaagcgatgcagacatggcgaggGACATCGacagacgacggagcacctctggtgtgctcgtcttcctcgggtcggccccaatttcatggctgtcgctgaaataa
- the LOC136530312 gene encoding protein ZINC INDUCED FACILITATOR-LIKE 1-like isoform X1 has product MESHSGEVQGLPPTAPPPPPQNTGDEPLTTEETKKHYHNGCPGCQLEEANQTRTGIPYLNFFYIWIICLTSTLPIQSLFPYLYFMIRDMKIAKQEEDIGFYAGFVGASYFIGRTFSSVPWGIFADKYGRKPCIVISILSVIVFNTLFGLSTRYWMAIVTRGLLGMLCGILGPIKAYATEVCRKEHQALGMSLVTTSRAIAFVVGPAIGGFLAQPAEKYQHIFSKESIFGRFPYFLPCFIISILATGSCIASIWLPETLHFHNDGKGGGADEEEAQMCDLNLEVGEAKQSSDTSMKNLLKNWELMSAVIIYCIFSLHDVAYIESFSLWAVSKRKFRGLSLTSQDVGIVLGISGIGVLLYQFVVYPVIAKYFGPIRPLRPAAILSILLLTVYPFMANLQGPELKVLINIASILKNVFSATITTACNILQNTAVTQKQRGVANGISVTLMSLFKGVAPAGAGILFSWTQKHVTGLFLPGNQILFLVISMVAVIGLILTFKPFFSMSNALKRS; this is encoded by the exons ATGGAGTCTCATAGTGGTGAGGTTCAAGGGTTGCCACCTacagctccaccaccacctcctcaaaACACGGGCGATGAGCCTCTTACAACTGAGGAAACAAAGAAGCACTACCACAATGGGTGCCCCGGGTGTCAGCTGGAAGAGGCGAATCAGACCAGAACGGGCATCCCCTACCTCAACTTCTTCTACATCTGGATCATCTGCCTCACCTCCA CTTTGCCAATCCAGTCATTGTTCCCTTATCTATACTTCATG ATCAGGGACATGAAGATCGCAAAGCAGGAGGAAGACATCGGGTTCTATGCTGGATTTGTTG GGGCATCTTATTTCATTGGTAGAACCTTCAGTTCTGTGCCATGGGGCATATTTGCTGACAAATATGGAAGGAAGCCCTGCATCGTGATTAGCATCCTCTCAGT GATTGTTTTCAACACACTATTTGGTCTTAGCACAAGGTACTggatggcaattgtaactagggGATTGCTTGGGATGCTCTGTGGCATATTGGGACCAATCAAG GCATATGCTACAGAAGTCTGCAGGAAAGAGCACCAAGCTTTAGGAATGTCTCTT GTTACAACATCACGAGCGATAGCTTTTGTTGTTGGACCAGCCATTGGAGGGTTTCTTGCACAG CCTGCAGAAAAGTACCAGCATATTTTCTCCAAAGAATCCATATTTGGGAG GTTTCCGTACTTCCTCCCATGCTTTATCATATCGATACTAGCAACGGGATCATGCATCGCAAGCATTTGGCTTCCC GAGACACTACACTTTCACAATGATGGAAAGGGGGGAGGTGCTGATGAAGAGGAGGCACAAATGTGTGACTTGAACCTAGAAGTGGGAGAAGCTAAACAATCTAGTGACACATCTATGAAGAACCTGCTAAAGAACTGGGAATTGATGTCAGCAGTAATCATCTATTGTATCTTTTCTCTCCATGACGTAGCTTACATTGAG TCATTTTCACTCTGGGCTGTGAGCAAAAGAAAATTCCGGGGCCTGAGTTTGACATCCCAAGATGTTGGTATTGTGCTAGGCATCTCAG GTATTGGTGTTCTGCTATATCAGTTTGTTGTTTATCCTGTCATTGCCAAATATTTTGGACCAATCAGGCCATTACGTCCTGCTGCG ATCTTGTCCATACTTCTGCTCACAGTGTATCCCTTCATGGCCAACTTACAAGGGCCAGAGCTCAAAGTACTAATCAACATAGCTTCAATTTTGAAGAATGTATTCTCG GCTACAATTACTACTGCATGCAACATTCTACAAAACACAGCGGTG ACACAAAAACAAAGAGGTGTTGCAAATGGCATCTCCGTGACTCTAATGTCATTGTTCAAAGGTGTAGCTCCAGCAGGAGCAGGAATTTT GTTTTCATGGACTCAAAAGCACGTGACTGGGTTGTTCTTACCAG GTAACCAGATCCTATTTCTGGTCATAAGCATGGTTGCAGTAATAGGGCTAATTCTGACGTTCAAGCCATTTTTCTCCATGTCAAATGCGTTGAAGCGTTCATAA
- the LOC136530312 gene encoding probable peptide/nitrate transporter At3g43790 isoform X2, producing the protein MGAPGVSWKRRIRPERASPTSTSSTSGSSASPPIRDMKIAKQEEDIGFYAGFVGASYFIGRTFSSVPWGIFADKYGRKPCIVISILSVIVFNTLFGLSTRYWMAIVTRGLLGMLCGILGPIKAYATEVCRKEHQALGMSLVTTSRAIAFVVGPAIGGFLAQPAEKYQHIFSKESIFGRFPYFLPCFIISILATGSCIASIWLPETLHFHNDGKGGGADEEEAQMCDLNLEVGEAKQSSDTSMKNLLKNWELMSAVIIYCIFSLHDVAYIESFSLWAVSKRKFRGLSLTSQDVGIVLGISGIGVLLYQFVVYPVIAKYFGPIRPLRPAAILSILLLTVYPFMANLQGPELKVLINIASILKNVFSATITTACNILQNTAVTQKQRGVANGISVTLMSLFKGVAPAGAGILFSWTQKHVTGLFLPGNQILFLVISMVAVIGLILTFKPFFSMSNALKRS; encoded by the exons ATGGGTGCCCCGGGTGTCAGCTGGAAGAGGCGAATCAGACCAGAACGGGCATCCCCTACCTCAACTTCTTCTACATCTGGATCATCTGCCTCACCTCCA ATCAGGGACATGAAGATCGCAAAGCAGGAGGAAGACATCGGGTTCTATGCTGGATTTGTTG GGGCATCTTATTTCATTGGTAGAACCTTCAGTTCTGTGCCATGGGGCATATTTGCTGACAAATATGGAAGGAAGCCCTGCATCGTGATTAGCATCCTCTCAGT GATTGTTTTCAACACACTATTTGGTCTTAGCACAAGGTACTggatggcaattgtaactagggGATTGCTTGGGATGCTCTGTGGCATATTGGGACCAATCAAG GCATATGCTACAGAAGTCTGCAGGAAAGAGCACCAAGCTTTAGGAATGTCTCTT GTTACAACATCACGAGCGATAGCTTTTGTTGTTGGACCAGCCATTGGAGGGTTTCTTGCACAG CCTGCAGAAAAGTACCAGCATATTTTCTCCAAAGAATCCATATTTGGGAG GTTTCCGTACTTCCTCCCATGCTTTATCATATCGATACTAGCAACGGGATCATGCATCGCAAGCATTTGGCTTCCC GAGACACTACACTTTCACAATGATGGAAAGGGGGGAGGTGCTGATGAAGAGGAGGCACAAATGTGTGACTTGAACCTAGAAGTGGGAGAAGCTAAACAATCTAGTGACACATCTATGAAGAACCTGCTAAAGAACTGGGAATTGATGTCAGCAGTAATCATCTATTGTATCTTTTCTCTCCATGACGTAGCTTACATTGAG TCATTTTCACTCTGGGCTGTGAGCAAAAGAAAATTCCGGGGCCTGAGTTTGACATCCCAAGATGTTGGTATTGTGCTAGGCATCTCAG GTATTGGTGTTCTGCTATATCAGTTTGTTGTTTATCCTGTCATTGCCAAATATTTTGGACCAATCAGGCCATTACGTCCTGCTGCG ATCTTGTCCATACTTCTGCTCACAGTGTATCCCTTCATGGCCAACTTACAAGGGCCAGAGCTCAAAGTACTAATCAACATAGCTTCAATTTTGAAGAATGTATTCTCG GCTACAATTACTACTGCATGCAACATTCTACAAAACACAGCGGTG ACACAAAAACAAAGAGGTGTTGCAAATGGCATCTCCGTGACTCTAATGTCATTGTTCAAAGGTGTAGCTCCAGCAGGAGCAGGAATTTT GTTTTCATGGACTCAAAAGCACGTGACTGGGTTGTTCTTACCAG GTAACCAGATCCTATTTCTGGTCATAAGCATGGTTGCAGTAATAGGGCTAATTCTGACGTTCAAGCCATTTTTCTCCATGTCAAATGCGTTGAAGCGTTCATAA